The following coding sequences lie in one Cryptococcus neoformans var. neoformans B-3501A chromosome 14, whole genome shotgun sequence genomic window:
- a CDS encoding hypothetical protein (Similar to gi|19113013|ref|NP_596221.1| conserved hypothetical protein [Schizosaccharomyces pombe], FASTA scores: opt: 908, E(): 6.2e-49, (38.075% identity (64.435% similar) in 478 aa overlap (3-479:6-395)); HMMPfam hit to SAC3_GANP, SAC3/GANP family, score: 301.2, E(): 1.5e-87), translating into MSQSSWPPELKAWVQNCLARATASNKDAVNNELKKVLFEAHAQGTINTTDWSKVELQALKSQAQRTTYTPQPTYAVSSPALSASSSASTLTKDTTLKKKKKKNNGTSTSSFPSPYLFSGSAEEEEAKARRAARFQKPAATPSSNHAAASGGIGTWFVDDAIGSGGLGMVPGQVGKRKIMGKGNLGYGGAVVQEVDPNVIDWDAYTIRGTSTKLEKSYLRLTSEPSPADIRPLPVLEQTLELLKSRWKNEHNYAYALDQFKSMRQDLTVQRIKNDFTVKVYEIHARIALEAKDLGEYNQCQSMLRQLYELGLHGHPEEFLSYRIMYLLHTRNRSDMATLLAQLTEAEKQHPAVKHSLDVHAALSTSNYHRFFRLFITAPNMSGYIMDHFVERERMSALAVMSKAYMTLPLDYIFHTLAFDSEDETHQFLTEHNAAVYTNLHASHGFRTPLHDLIWDCRKAHSACQKGMEKYRVVDLKGQVD; encoded by the exons ATGTCACAATCATCATGGCCGCCAGAACTGAA AGCGTGGGTTCAGAACTGCCTTGCGAGAGCGACAGCATCAAACAAGGATGCGGTCAATAACGAGCTCAAGAAG GTCTTGTTTGAGGCGCATGCTCAAGGAACAATCAACACGACAGATTGGTCCAAGGTCGAGCTTCAAGC TCTCAAGTCGCAAGCACAACGGACGACCTATACTCCTCAACCGACTTATGCAGTGTCATCCCCTGCATTATCGGCATCGTCGTCCGCTTCAACATTAACCAAAGATACCActttgaagaaaaaaaaaaagaagaacaacGGTACTTCCACTTCAAGTTTTCCCTCACCGTACCTATTTTCTGGTTctgccgaagaagaagaagccaaggcTCGCCGCGCAGCACGATTTCAAAAACCAGCAGCTACACCGTCGTCAAATCATGCCGCAGCCTCGGGCGGTATTGGGACGTGGTTCGTGGATGATGCAATAGGTAGTGGTGGACTCGGGATGGTTCCCGGGCAGGTAGGCAAACGAAAAATTATGGGCAAGGGTAATTTGGGTTATGGAGGTGCTGTCGTTCAAGAAGTTGATCCT AATGTCATTGATTGGGATGCCTATACCATCCGAGGGACTTCGACAAAACTTGAAAAATCCTACTTGCGACTAACCTCT GAACCTTCACCTGCTGACATACGGCCTCTTCCCGTTCTTGAGCAGACTTTAGAACTACTGAAATCCagatggaagaatgagCACAACTATGCTTATGCTCTGGATCAGTTCAAAAGTATGAGACAGGATCTGACA GTTCAACGAATTAAGAACGACTTTACCGTCAAAGTCTACGAAATCCACGCTCGAATAGCATTAGAAGCG AAGGACCTGGGTGAATATAATCAATGTCAGTCTATGTTACGGCAGCTGTACGAGTTAGGTCTGCATGGTCATCCCGAAGAATTCCTGTCCTACCGTATCATGTACTTGTTACATACGCGTAATCGCAGTG ATATGGCTACTCTTCTTGCACAACTAACAGAAGCCGAAAAACAGCATCCCGCTGTAAAGCACTCGCTCGATGTTCATGCCGCCCTATCTACCTCTAACTATCATCGATTCTTCCGTTTATTTATCACCGCACCCAATATGAGTGGATACATCATGGACCATTTCGTGGAGCGAGAACGCATGTCTGCTTTGGCCGTCATGTCTAAAGC TTACATGACCCTTCCGTTAGATTATATCTTTCACACCCTTGCATTTGACTCTGAAGACGAGACACACCAATTCCTGACCGAACACAACGCCGCAGTCTACACCAACCTCCATGCCTCACACGGATTCAGAACGCCTTTGCATGATCTTATATGGGACTGCAGGAAGGCGCACTCAGCTTGTCAGAAGGGAATGGAAAAGTATCGGGTTGTGGATCTGAAGGGTCAAGTGGATTAA